In Cycloclasticus sp., a single genomic region encodes these proteins:
- a CDS encoding propionyl-CoA synthetase, translated as MGQYLEQYEQSLNQPDVFWAKAAEAIDWDQPWDKVLDDSEAPIYRWFSGAKLNTCYNALDRHVKNGRAEQAALIYDSPVTETKKTYSYQELLDEVSKLAGVLVDLGVTKGDRVLIYMPMIPQGVMAMLACARIGAVHSVVFGGFAATELATRINDAKPKVILSTSCGIEGSRVIEYKPLLDGAIELSTHKPTNTVILQRPQATASMQEGRDVDWTNAVADATPADCISVEATDPLYILYTSGTTGQPKGVVRDNGGHAVAMMWTMKNLYNIKPGEVFWAASDIGWVVGHSYICYGPLLNGSTTVIFEGKPIGTPDPGAFWRIISEYKVASLFTAPTALRAIRKEDPNCDYIKKYDMSCMRALFLAGERCDPDTLFWAQDKIQVPVVDHWWQTETGWAIASNCLGLEEFAVKPGSPTKAVPGYDIQFLDEAGQQVAAGEMGAIAIKLPLPPGTFPTLWQNDERFFSSYLETFKGYYETGDAGYQDEDGYVYIMGRTDDVINVAGHRLSTGAMEEVIAAHPDVAECAVIGVADKLKGQSPMGFAVLQSGANRDDDDVVTELVALIREKIGPVAAFKMATVVKRLPKTRSGKILRGTMRSMADGVEHKVPATIDDPTTLGEIAENLKTLGYPKSV; from the coding sequence ATGGGTCAATATTTAGAGCAGTACGAGCAGTCACTGAATCAACCAGATGTTTTTTGGGCAAAGGCCGCTGAAGCGATTGATTGGGATCAGCCTTGGGATAAGGTGTTAGATGATTCAGAGGCCCCCATATACCGTTGGTTCTCTGGTGCCAAACTGAATACCTGCTATAACGCTCTAGATCGCCACGTAAAAAATGGCCGAGCAGAACAAGCCGCCTTAATCTACGACAGCCCTGTCACCGAAACAAAAAAAACCTATAGCTACCAAGAGCTCCTAGACGAAGTTTCAAAACTCGCCGGCGTTTTAGTCGACCTTGGTGTCACCAAGGGTGATCGCGTATTAATTTACATGCCAATGATTCCTCAAGGCGTCATGGCTATGTTGGCTTGCGCACGAATCGGCGCGGTTCATTCCGTCGTATTTGGAGGTTTTGCTGCGACTGAATTAGCGACGCGCATTAACGATGCGAAACCTAAAGTTATTCTTTCAACGTCCTGTGGCATCGAAGGTAGTCGTGTTATTGAGTACAAGCCATTACTTGATGGCGCGATCGAACTGTCGACCCACAAACCGACAAACACAGTTATTCTGCAACGCCCTCAAGCAACGGCGAGCATGCAAGAAGGCCGCGACGTCGACTGGACTAACGCGGTTGCTGATGCAACGCCGGCTGATTGTATTTCTGTGGAAGCAACTGACCCGCTTTATATTCTTTATACCTCTGGCACAACTGGTCAACCAAAAGGTGTGGTTCGTGACAACGGTGGCCACGCAGTTGCCATGATGTGGACGATGAAAAATCTCTACAATATCAAACCTGGCGAGGTATTTTGGGCCGCATCAGATATCGGCTGGGTGGTTGGTCATTCATATATTTGTTATGGGCCTTTACTAAACGGCTCCACAACTGTTATTTTCGAAGGCAAACCCATCGGCACACCCGACCCAGGTGCATTCTGGCGCATTATCTCTGAATATAAAGTAGCCTCATTGTTTACCGCCCCAACCGCGCTTAGAGCCATTAGAAAAGAAGACCCTAACTGCGACTACATTAAGAAGTACGACATGTCATGCATGCGCGCCCTATTCCTCGCAGGTGAACGCTGCGATCCCGACACATTGTTTTGGGCGCAAGACAAGATTCAAGTACCCGTGGTTGATCATTGGTGGCAAACAGAAACCGGCTGGGCAATTGCATCTAACTGTTTAGGCCTTGAAGAATTTGCAGTTAAACCCGGCTCACCCACCAAAGCAGTACCAGGCTACGATATTCAGTTCCTCGACGAAGCAGGACAACAAGTTGCTGCAGGCGAAATGGGCGCTATTGCTATTAAACTACCGCTTCCTCCGGGCACTTTCCCAACCTTATGGCAAAATGACGAACGTTTCTTTAGCTCATATTTAGAAACATTCAAGGGCTATTACGAAACCGGAGACGCTGGCTACCAAGACGAAGACGGTTACGTCTACATTATGGGCCGTACCGATGATGTGATTAACGTTGCAGGCCATAGACTTTCAACCGGCGCAATGGAAGAAGTGATTGCCGCACATCCCGATGTGGCCGAGTGTGCCGTTATCGGCGTAGCAGATAAACTCAAAGGTCAATCACCCATGGGCTTTGCTGTTTTACAGTCTGGCGCTAACCGCGATGACGACGACGTGGTGACAGAACTTGTCGCGTTGATTCGCGAAAAAATCGGCCCCGTTGCCGCCTTTAAGATGGCAACCGTTGTCAAGCGCCTTCCTAAAACACGCTCTGGCAAGATATTGCGTGGCACGATGCGCAGCATGGCCGACGGCGTGGAACATAAAGTACCGGCCACTATTGACGACCCAACGACTTTAGGCGAAATCGCCGAAAACCTTAAAACGCTTGGTTATCCAAAAAGCGTTTAA
- a CDS encoding methanol/ethanol family PQQ-dependent dehydrogenase, giving the protein MELSRLKSAFMVCFASTVLTVSVANAGVTDEDILNDAANTENVVSYGIGTKAQRYSPLAKVNVETVKDLVPAWSFSFGGEKQRGQEAQPVIYNGRIFVTASYSRLFAVDARTGQELWEYNHRLPDGILPCCDVINRGAALYGDLVIFGTLDAKIVALNQETGKVVWKKKVDDYKAGYSLTAAPIIANGKVITGVSGGEFGVVGRVEARDALTGAMVWSRPVIEGHMGYKYGPGVKQKSGKYKDGEKVENGITGTRGASWPGDMWKTGGSATWLGGTYDAEVGLLFFGTGNPAPWNAHLRPGDNLYSSSTVAIDPETGKMVWHYQSTPNEAWDFDGVNEFVSFDLKKDGEIIKAGAKADRNGFFYVINRTNGKLISANPFITRQDWTTGVDLKTGRPIETPNARPGDPAKAEGKKGSAVFAVPSFLGGKNWMPMAYSPKTDLFYVPSNEWGMDLWNEPVTYKKGAAYMGAGFTIKPLYEDYIGALRAIDPKTGKWIWEYKNYAPLWGGVLTTGGDLVFFGTPEGYLNALDAKTGELLWRFQTGSGIVGIPVTWEMDGEQYIAVPSGWGGAVPLWGGDVAKRIKTLNQGGSLWVFKLHKS; this is encoded by the coding sequence ATGGAACTAAGCAGATTAAAGTCAGCCTTTATGGTCTGTTTTGCCAGCACCGTACTAACGGTCAGTGTGGCAAATGCAGGCGTGACCGATGAAGATATTTTAAATGATGCCGCAAACACAGAAAATGTTGTGTCTTATGGCATTGGTACAAAAGCACAGCGTTATAGTCCGTTGGCGAAAGTAAATGTGGAGACGGTTAAAGACTTGGTACCTGCATGGTCTTTTTCTTTCGGTGGTGAAAAGCAAAGGGGGCAAGAAGCACAGCCTGTTATTTATAACGGTCGAATTTTTGTAACCGCATCATATTCTCGTTTGTTTGCTGTTGACGCAAGGACTGGGCAAGAACTTTGGGAATACAATCATCGTCTTCCAGATGGCATCCTTCCTTGTTGTGACGTGATTAACCGAGGTGCAGCTCTATACGGCGATTTGGTTATCTTCGGTACCCTGGACGCAAAAATTGTTGCGTTAAACCAAGAAACGGGCAAAGTGGTTTGGAAGAAGAAAGTCGATGATTACAAAGCGGGCTATTCGTTAACAGCGGCGCCGATTATTGCCAATGGGAAAGTCATCACGGGTGTTTCTGGTGGTGAATTTGGTGTTGTTGGTCGTGTAGAAGCGCGTGATGCACTAACGGGTGCGATGGTTTGGTCTCGTCCGGTTATCGAAGGGCATATGGGTTACAAGTATGGCCCTGGTGTGAAACAAAAAAGCGGTAAATACAAAGACGGTGAGAAAGTCGAGAATGGTATTACTGGTACACGTGGAGCCTCTTGGCCTGGTGATATGTGGAAAACAGGTGGTTCTGCCACTTGGTTAGGTGGAACGTATGACGCCGAAGTAGGTTTGTTGTTCTTTGGAACGGGTAACCCCGCACCATGGAATGCTCATTTACGTCCAGGCGATAACTTGTATTCATCTTCAACCGTGGCGATTGATCCTGAAACTGGGAAGATGGTTTGGCACTATCAGTCAACACCCAATGAAGCTTGGGATTTTGATGGCGTGAATGAATTCGTTTCTTTCGACCTTAAAAAAGACGGTGAAATTATTAAAGCGGGTGCGAAAGCCGACCGGAATGGTTTTTTCTACGTGATTAACCGTACTAACGGTAAATTAATTTCAGCCAACCCATTTATTACACGTCAAGATTGGACCACGGGTGTGGATCTTAAAACGGGCCGTCCAATTGAAACACCTAATGCGCGACCAGGTGACCCTGCAAAAGCGGAAGGTAAAAAAGGTTCAGCTGTCTTTGCTGTTCCATCTTTCCTCGGTGGTAAAAACTGGATGCCAATGGCATATAGTCCTAAAACGGATCTGTTCTATGTTCCTTCGAATGAGTGGGGAATGGACCTTTGGAATGAGCCGGTCACTTATAAAAAAGGTGCGGCGTACATGGGAGCTGGTTTTACGATCAAACCTCTTTATGAAGATTATATCGGCGCACTGCGAGCGATTGACCCTAAAACCGGAAAATGGATTTGGGAATATAAAAACTATGCACCTTTATGGGGTGGCGTATTAACAACAGGTGGTGATTTGGTTTTCTTTGGAACACCAGAAGGTTACTTGAATGCGTTAGATGCTAAAACGGGTGAGTTGCTTTGGAGATTCCAAACTGGTTCGGGTATCGTTGGTATTCCTGTGACTTGGGAAATGGACGGTGAGCAATATATCGCTGTTCCCTCTGGCTGGGGTGGTGCTGTTCCTTTATGGGGCGGCGATGTCGCAAAGCGCATCAAAACTCTTAACCAAGGCGGTTCATTGTGGGTGTTTAAGCTTCATAAAAGTTAA
- a CDS encoding acyl-CoA dehydrogenase C-terminal domain-containing protein — protein MAVYKSPVRDMAFVLNEIINVGSLTDIEKFEDATDDIITGVLDEAAKQIDNTIGVLNESGDSEGASLKAGEVTTPAGFKEAYAAYAESGWIGLDKDVEFDGQGLPYVLATAVTDMLSGANAAFSLYPGLSNGAYEALKAHGTQEQKETYMSHLSLGDWSGTMCLTEPGAGSDLGQVRTKAVPQDDGSYLVEGNKIFITAGEHDLTDNIIHLVLARTPGAPEGIRGISMFVVPKFLINEDGSLGARNEVECANIEEKMGIHGSCTCVLNFTDAKGYLVGELNKGIQNMFVMMNAARLMVGLQGLGVAERATQNAITYAKDRKQGRPLTRKAESSFDSDTIIVHPDVRRMLLTMKALTEGCRMMAYDTAKHVDLSENHPDDALRSASKARVDLMTPVCKAFITDTGVEVSGLGVQVYGGHGYISEHGMEQNMRDSKIFCIYEGTNGIQAMDLIGRKLSMNNGQLPNDFFADVKSELASAEQGMDFIAKPLTSALAALEEATSWLVQSKENNPNDSAAAAVDYLQIFGLVTLGYYWLRAAKVASAKEGVFYQGKLATAKFFATKLLPRVHGLVPVVMAGGDCVMDPDEDLII, from the coding sequence ATGGCAGTTTATAAATCCCCAGTACGAGATATGGCGTTTGTTCTTAATGAAATTATCAACGTCGGATCCTTAACTGATATTGAGAAATTTGAAGACGCAACTGACGACATCATCACCGGCGTACTTGATGAGGCAGCAAAGCAAATTGATAACACCATTGGTGTGTTAAATGAGTCTGGCGATTCTGAAGGCGCATCTTTGAAAGCAGGTGAGGTGACAACACCTGCCGGTTTTAAAGAAGCGTATGCAGCATACGCAGAAAGCGGTTGGATTGGCTTAGATAAAGACGTTGAGTTTGATGGCCAAGGCTTGCCATATGTTCTGGCCACGGCGGTTACTGACATGTTGTCGGGTGCAAATGCAGCTTTTTCGTTATACCCAGGCTTGAGTAATGGTGCTTATGAAGCGTTGAAAGCGCACGGTACTCAAGAGCAAAAAGAAACGTATATGAGTCACTTAAGCCTTGGCGATTGGAGTGGCACGATGTGCTTAACAGAGCCAGGAGCAGGTAGTGATCTTGGGCAAGTAAGAACAAAAGCCGTACCACAAGACGACGGTAGTTATTTAGTCGAGGGTAATAAGATTTTTATTACCGCAGGGGAACACGATCTAACAGATAATATTATTCATTTGGTATTAGCTAGAACACCGGGAGCGCCAGAAGGTATTCGCGGTATTAGTATGTTTGTTGTACCCAAGTTTTTGATTAATGAAGATGGTTCGTTGGGTGCGCGTAATGAAGTGGAATGCGCAAACATCGAAGAAAAAATGGGTATTCATGGTTCATGTACGTGCGTTTTAAACTTTACCGACGCAAAAGGCTATTTGGTGGGTGAGTTAAACAAGGGTATTCAAAACATGTTTGTGATGATGAATGCAGCTCGCTTAATGGTCGGCTTGCAGGGCTTGGGTGTGGCAGAACGTGCAACACAAAATGCTATCACGTATGCAAAAGACCGCAAGCAAGGGCGTCCTTTAACCCGGAAAGCGGAATCTTCTTTTGATAGTGACACTATTATTGTCCACCCAGATGTGCGCCGAATGTTGTTAACCATGAAAGCATTGACGGAAGGCTGTCGGATGATGGCGTATGACACGGCAAAGCACGTTGATTTATCTGAGAACCACCCTGATGATGCGCTTCGTAGCGCGTCTAAAGCACGGGTCGATCTTATGACGCCGGTCTGTAAAGCATTTATTACGGATACGGGTGTGGAAGTGTCTGGTCTAGGCGTGCAAGTGTATGGTGGTCATGGGTATATCAGTGAGCATGGTATGGAGCAGAATATGCGCGATAGCAAAATCTTCTGTATCTATGAAGGCACGAACGGTATTCAAGCAATGGATTTGATTGGCCGTAAACTCTCAATGAATAACGGACAGCTACCAAACGACTTTTTTGCAGATGTGAAAAGTGAGTTGGCGTCAGCGGAACAAGGCATGGACTTTATTGCGAAGCCATTAACGTCAGCTCTTGCCGCCTTAGAAGAGGCGACGAGTTGGTTAGTCCAGTCAAAAGAAAATAATCCGAACGATTCAGCGGCCGCTGCGGTTGATTACTTACAGATTTTTGGTTTGGTAACGTTGGGTTATTATTGGTTACGCGCCGCTAAGGTGGCGAGTGCAAAAGAAGGTGTTTTTTATCAAGGAAAGTTAGCAACGGCCAAGTTCTTTGCAACTAAGCTATTGCCGCGTGTGCACGGTTTGGTGCCAGTTGTAATGGCCGGTGGTGACTGTGTTATGGATCCGGATGAAGATCTTATCATCTAG
- the prpB gene encoding methylisocitrate lyase produces MSTIKSAGLRFREAMAEEKPLQIMGTINAYAALLAEKTGYKAIYLSGGGVANTSFGLPDLGVTTLNDVLTDASRITAATDVPLLVDIDTGWGSAFSIARTIKEFERAGVAAVHIEDQVAAKRCGHRPNKELVTKEEMVDRVKAAADAKTDSDFVLMARTDAYNSEGQQAAIDRACAYVEAGADMIFAEAVYELDDYRAFTAAVDVPVLANITEFGQTPYFTTTELGDAGASMVLYPLSAFRAMSNAALNVYETIRKEGTQVNVVDTMQTRMELYDVLGYHEYEQKLDALFSKEKK; encoded by the coding sequence ATGAGTACTATTAAATCAGCAGGCCTACGCTTCCGTGAAGCGATGGCCGAAGAAAAACCGCTACAAATCATGGGCACTATCAATGCTTACGCAGCTTTACTCGCTGAAAAAACGGGCTACAAAGCTATTTATCTATCTGGCGGCGGCGTTGCTAATACCTCTTTCGGCTTACCTGACTTAGGCGTAACAACGTTAAATGATGTACTAACAGATGCTAGCCGCATTACTGCTGCAACTGACGTGCCTCTTTTAGTGGATATCGACACAGGCTGGGGCAGCGCTTTCAGCATCGCCCGCACCATTAAAGAATTTGAACGTGCTGGCGTTGCTGCGGTTCATATTGAAGATCAAGTGGCTGCGAAGCGTTGCGGACACCGTCCAAACAAAGAGCTAGTGACTAAAGAAGAAATGGTTGATCGCGTTAAAGCAGCAGCCGATGCTAAAACTGATTCTGACTTCGTTCTAATGGCACGTACTGATGCTTACAACAGCGAAGGCCAACAAGCTGCTATCGACCGCGCTTGTGCATACGTTGAAGCGGGCGCAGATATGATTTTTGCTGAAGCCGTTTACGAGTTAGACGACTATCGCGCATTTACAGCCGCTGTAGACGTACCTGTTCTTGCTAACATTACAGAATTTGGTCAAACGCCTTATTTCACAACAACAGAATTGGGTGATGCCGGCGCAAGCATGGTGCTTTACCCATTATCTGCATTCCGTGCAATGAGCAACGCTGCGTTAAACGTATACGAAACTATTCGTAAAGAAGGCACGCAAGTTAATGTTGTAGACACCATGCAAACACGTATGGAACTTTACGACGTATTGGGCTACCACGAATACGAGCAAAAATTAGACGCGCTATTTTCTAAGGAGAAAAAATAA
- a CDS encoding MBL fold metallo-hydrolase: MSKLIYKDLGHGVSCIDSQYIRPGLASCYLIEQNGHAAFIDVGTNFTVPLLLEILDIKNIPTENVDFVIPTHVHLDHAGGAGKLMQLCRNAQLIIHPRGARHMIDPSRLQAGASAVYGDAEFKKQYGDLIPIDEKRVTEAADGFRLNFQGRELSFIDTPGHAKHHFCIIDTTSKGMFTGDTFGVAYPELTVDGQPFIFPPSSPVDFNPTDWLISIDKLMATQCERAYLTHFCMVENLKPLATALRHRINVFAKLATESPTSDALSNQIERYFIEEVLATGCSLEAEKILEILTLDMLLIVQGLRVWVEKNTQK; encoded by the coding sequence ATGAGCAAACTTATTTACAAAGACCTAGGCCATGGTGTTAGCTGCATCGATTCTCAGTATATCCGACCTGGCTTAGCTAGCTGTTATCTGATCGAGCAAAATGGCCACGCCGCCTTTATCGACGTCGGCACAAATTTCACCGTGCCGCTGCTATTGGAAATTCTCGATATCAAAAACATACCCACCGAAAACGTTGATTTCGTTATCCCCACCCACGTACATTTAGACCACGCCGGCGGCGCAGGCAAGCTCATGCAACTGTGCCGTAATGCCCAGCTGATTATTCACCCACGCGGCGCGCGTCATATGATCGACCCCAGCAGACTTCAAGCCGGCGCATCGGCAGTATATGGCGATGCCGAGTTCAAAAAACAATACGGCGACCTCATCCCCATTGATGAAAAACGCGTGACTGAGGCAGCTGATGGATTTAGGTTAAACTTTCAAGGAAGAGAACTCTCCTTCATCGACACACCGGGGCACGCCAAACATCACTTTTGCATCATCGATACGACGAGCAAAGGCATGTTTACTGGGGATACATTTGGCGTTGCCTACCCAGAACTCACCGTCGATGGCCAACCCTTCATTTTTCCGCCATCATCACCGGTTGATTTCAACCCGACTGACTGGCTAATTTCTATTGATAAGCTAATGGCCACTCAGTGCGAACGCGCCTACCTCACCCATTTTTGTATGGTAGAGAACTTAAAGCCGCTAGCGACTGCACTACGACATCGTATAAACGTATTTGCCAAGCTCGCAACAGAGTCCCCCACTAGCGATGCGCTATCAAATCAAATAGAACGCTATTTCATCGAGGAAGTTTTGGCTACTGGCTGCTCACTTGAGGCAGAAAAAATATTGGAAATTCTAACGCTAGACATGCTCCTGATCGTCCAAGGCCTGAGGGTGTGGGTTGAAAAAAACACCCAAAAATAG
- the acnD gene encoding Fe/S-dependent 2-methylisocitrate dehydratase AcnD, with protein MNTEYRKKLPSSDLDFYDTRAAVEAIQPGAYAKLPYTSRVHAENLVRRCDPASLTDSLKQIIGNKQDLDFPWYPARVVCHDILGQTALVDLAGLRDAIAAKGGDPSSVNPVVPTQLIVDHSLAVEHAGFEKDAFEKNRAIEDRRNDDRFHFINWCKKAFKNVDVIQPGNGIMHQINLEKMSPVIHARDGVAFPDTLVGTDSHTPHVDALGVIAIGVGGLEAETVMLGRPSYMRLPNIIGVELTGERQPGITATDIVLAITEFLRNSKVVSSYLEFFGEGAAKLTIGDRATISNMTPEFGASAGLFYIDEQTIDYLKLTGRDAEQVKLVETYAKETGLWADSLTKVEYQRTLTFDLSSVVRNIAGPSNPHRRVPTSELAERGISGVVENEEGLMPDGAVIIAAITSCTNTSNPRNVIAAALVARNANKLGLKRKPWVKSSFAPGSKVAQLYLEDSKLLPELEEMGFGIVGFACTTCNGMSGALDPVIQQEVIDRDLYTTAVLSGNRNFDGRIHPYAKQAFLASPPLVVAYAIAGTIRFDIEKDILGNDQNGNPITLKDIWPSDEEIDEIVAKSVKPEQFRQIYIPMFPESTAQTEQVDPLYDWRPQTTYIRRPPYWEGALAGERTMKGMRPLAVLGDNITTDHLSPSNAIMLNSAAGAYLDKMGLPEVDFNSYATHRGDHLTAQRATFANPKLLNEMVMENGEIKQGSLARIEPEGEVSRMWEAIETYMERKQPLIIVAGADYGQGSSRDWAAKGVRLAGVEAIVAEGFERIHRTNLVGMGVMPVEFKAGENRKTYSIDGTETFDVVGKITPRATLTLIIHRKNGETVEVPVTCRLDTADEVLVYEAGGVLQRFAQDFLESSPAA; from the coding sequence ATGAATACTGAATACCGCAAAAAACTTCCCAGTTCCGATTTGGACTTTTATGACACTCGAGCAGCTGTTGAAGCCATTCAGCCTGGCGCTTATGCCAAACTGCCGTACACATCGCGCGTTCACGCCGAAAACCTCGTGCGTCGCTGCGACCCAGCTTCATTGACCGACTCACTAAAACAAATTATTGGCAACAAGCAAGACCTGGATTTCCCTTGGTACCCAGCACGTGTTGTTTGTCACGATATTCTTGGCCAAACAGCGCTCGTTGATCTTGCTGGTTTACGTGATGCGATTGCTGCAAAAGGCGGCGACCCATCGTCAGTAAATCCCGTTGTACCAACCCAACTTATTGTTGATCACTCTCTAGCAGTAGAGCATGCTGGTTTTGAAAAAGACGCGTTTGAAAAGAACCGCGCCATTGAAGACCGCAGAAACGACGATCGCTTCCACTTCATTAACTGGTGTAAAAAAGCCTTTAAAAACGTTGACGTTATCCAACCGGGTAATGGCATCATGCACCAAATTAACCTTGAAAAAATGTCACCGGTTATTCACGCACGTGACGGCGTTGCATTCCCAGATACCTTAGTGGGTACCGACAGCCACACACCACACGTTGATGCTTTAGGCGTTATCGCAATTGGTGTTGGTGGTTTAGAAGCCGAAACAGTCATGCTAGGTCGCCCATCTTACATGCGCTTACCAAACATCATCGGTGTTGAGCTAACAGGCGAACGCCAACCAGGCATTACAGCAACCGATATCGTTTTAGCCATTACAGAATTTTTACGTAATTCTAAAGTTGTTTCTTCATACCTAGAATTCTTCGGTGAAGGCGCAGCTAAGCTAACCATTGGTGATCGTGCAACCATCTCAAACATGACACCAGAATTTGGTGCATCAGCGGGTTTGTTCTACATCGATGAGCAAACAATCGACTACTTAAAACTAACTGGCCGCGATGCAGAGCAAGTTAAATTAGTAGAAACATACGCAAAAGAAACGGGCCTATGGGCAGATAGCCTAACTAAAGTTGAATACCAACGCACACTAACATTTGATCTATCATCTGTTGTTCGTAACATTGCTGGCCCATCAAACCCACACCGTCGTGTACCAACATCTGAATTAGCCGAACGTGGTATTTCAGGCGTTGTTGAAAACGAAGAAGGCTTAATGCCAGACGGTGCAGTTATTATTGCTGCTATCACAAGCTGTACAAACACCAGTAACCCACGCAACGTTATTGCAGCAGCTTTAGTTGCACGCAACGCAAACAAATTAGGTTTAAAACGTAAGCCTTGGGTTAAATCTTCATTCGCACCGGGTTCTAAAGTAGCTCAGCTTTATCTTGAAGATTCTAAGCTACTGCCTGAACTTGAAGAAATGGGCTTCGGTATTGTTGGCTTCGCTTGTACAACCTGTAACGGTATGAGTGGCGCATTAGACCCCGTTATTCAACAAGAAGTGATTGACCGTGACCTTTACACAACCGCTGTTTTATCAGGCAACCGTAACTTCGATGGCCGTATTCACCCGTATGCAAAACAAGCATTCTTAGCATCACCTCCGCTTGTTGTTGCTTATGCTATTGCTGGTACTATTCGTTTTGATATTGAAAAAGATATCTTAGGTAACGACCAAAACGGTAACCCAATAACACTAAAAGACATCTGGCCTTCAGACGAAGAAATTGACGAAATTGTAGCGAAAAGCGTTAAGCCTGAGCAGTTCCGTCAAATTTACATTCCAATGTTCCCAGAATCTACAGCGCAAACAGAACAAGTTGACCCGCTTTACGACTGGCGCCCACAAACAACCTACATTCGCCGCCCTCCTTATTGGGAAGGTGCTTTAGCGGGTGAGCGCACAATGAAAGGCATGCGTCCATTAGCTGTACTTGGCGACAACATCACAACCGATCATTTATCGCCATCTAACGCGATTATGCTCAACAGTGCTGCCGGTGCTTACCTTGATAAAATGGGTCTGCCAGAAGTTGATTTCAACTCATACGCAACACACCGTGGCGATCACTTAACAGCACAGCGCGCAACGTTCGCTAACCCTAAACTATTAAACGAAATGGTGATGGAAAATGGCGAAATCAAGCAAGGTTCACTTGCTCGTATTGAACCAGAAGGCGAAGTGTCTCGTATGTGGGAAGCGATTGAAACCTACATGGAGCGTAAGCAGCCGTTAATCATTGTTGCTGGTGCGGATTATGGCCAAGGTTCATCACGAGATTGGGCAGCAAAAGGTGTCCGTCTAGCGGGCGTAGAAGCGATTGTAGCGGAAGGCTTTGAGCGTATTCACCGTACCAACCTCGTTGGCATGGGCGTTATGCCAGTAGAATTTAAAGCTGGTGAGAACCGTAAAACATACTCCATTGATGGCACAGAAACCTTCGATGTGGTTGG
- the prpC gene encoding 2-methylcitrate synthase, with protein MAEKKVGGAGLRGQSAGETALCTVGKSGTGLTYRGYDMTDLAENSSFEEVAYLLAYDKLPNQGELDTYVAKLKTLRGLPAALKTVLENIPAEAHPMDVIRTGCSMLGNLEEEQDFSEQTDKIDRMIAVFPSIICYWYKFTHEGVRIETETDDESVGGHFLHMLRGEKPNELHKTVMSASLILYAEHEFNASTFTARVCASTLSDIHSCVTAAIGTLRGPLHGGANEAAMDMIQDWTSAEEAEEKMMSMLARKEKIMGFGHAVYTTSDPRNAVIKKWSEKLGKDVGDTTLYPVSVRCEEVMWREKKLFCNADFFHASAYNFMGIPTKLFTPIFVMSRVTGWTAHVMEQRSNNRIIRPNADYTGPDPRPVTAIADRD; from the coding sequence ATGGCTGAAAAGAAAGTTGGCGGAGCAGGTCTTCGCGGTCAATCAGCAGGCGAAACGGCTTTATGTACGGTAGGCAAATCGGGCACTGGTTTAACATACCGTGGCTACGACATGACAGACCTTGCAGAAAACTCTTCATTTGAAGAAGTGGCGTACCTATTAGCGTACGACAAACTTCCAAATCAAGGAGAGCTAGACACATACGTTGCTAAATTAAAGACTCTACGTGGCTTACCAGCAGCATTAAAAACTGTCCTAGAAAACATTCCTGCTGAAGCGCACCCAATGGACGTTATTCGTACCGGTTGCTCAATGCTAGGTAACTTAGAAGAAGAGCAAGACTTCTCTGAGCAAACAGACAAAATCGATCGCATGATTGCTGTTTTCCCGTCAATCATTTGCTACTGGTACAAATTCACTCATGAAGGCGTACGCATTGAAACTGAAACAGATGACGAATCAGTTGGTGGTCATTTCTTGCATATGTTGCGCGGCGAAAAACCAAATGAATTGCACAAAACAGTGATGAGTGCTTCGCTTATTTTATACGCAGAGCATGAGTTTAACGCATCAACCTTTACTGCTCGTGTATGTGCTTCAACCTTATCTGACATTCATTCATGTGTTACTGCTGCCATCGGCACATTACGCGGCCCATTACACGGCGGCGCAAACGAAGCAGCGATGGATATGATCCAAGATTGGACATCTGCTGAAGAAGCTGAAGAAAAAATGATGAGCATGCTAGCGCGTAAAGAAAAAATCATGGGCTTTGGTCATGCTGTTTACACAACCTCAGACCCACGTAATGCTGTAATCAAAAAATGGTCAGAAAAGCTGGGCAAAGATGTTGGCGATACAACGCTTTATCCCGTCTCTGTCCGCTGTGAAGAAGTGATGTGGCGTGAAAAGAAATTATTTTGTAATGCCGATTTCTTCCATGCTTCAGCCTATAACTTCATGGGCATTCCAACAAAGTTATTTACGCCGATCTTCGTCATGTCACGAGTAACCGGCTGGACTGCTCACGTGATGGAACAACGCTCGAACAACCGTATTATTCGACCTAACGCTGATTACACTGGACCAGATCCACGTCCTGTAACCGCTATTGCCGATCGCGACTAA